A window of the Planococcus citri chromosome 4, ihPlaCitr1.1, whole genome shotgun sequence genome harbors these coding sequences:
- the LOC135844081 gene encoding facilitated trehalose transporter Tret1-like isoform X1, with amino-acid sequence MEPEGTDGDLESVRFIAEKTNCSIVTSPSKDGDGKRILEHAAAKWDRVALIRQLLAAWGAVIGSISFGMTTGFSATLSHNLNRGDEAIEIDQNAESWIASSVVLWMLMGVICGSVCMRLYGRRIAQLCLYVNWICGWLIVSYSRNVWSLLAGCVLIGLSAGSHSVVSAVYVGEISEPGFRGLISVQISLGVAVGILISHAQGVLLDWRTALRSSAVLPAIALALVSTFACESPTWLLLKGRVQTAKNVFLRLRNDALNCENELNSLIDAAAAYSNRQSQSQSSASSWRRQMSSKAFRKSFLVLNVLFVVQQGSGLNVIVFYAVTMLKTLSADSQSSSSAAAATADLPSSMIIVDTVRFFATLAACVLIKVTGRRKLYFCSACGAVLSLCAVIVCTLYQLSHLTLVLLMCAYIAFLYVGVSPIPWIMVGELYPANLKEFGICISSFCCFLTMLTVVKSALFFIVHLGTAITFAIYATVMLVGVVFLYFHLPETNNITLQQIEKNLNS; translated from the exons ATGGAGCCGGAGGGCACTGATGGCGACTTGGAAAGCGTGCGTTTCATCGCCGAAAAAACTAATTGCTCGATTGTAACATCGCCAAGCAAGGATGGAGATGGTAAACGCATTCTCGAGCATGCGGCTGCGAAATGGGATCGTGTCGCGTTAATAAGACAG TTGTTGGCAGCGTGGGGCGCCGTAATCGGTTCCATTTCATTCGGCATGACGACTGGATTTTCGGCTACATTGTCGCACAATTTGAACAGAGGCGATGAAGCGATCGAAATCGACCAAAACGCCGAATCGTGGATAG cTAGCAGCGTGGTGTTGTGGATGCTGATGGGCGTAATTTGCGGCAGCGTTTGTATGCGATTGTACGGTAGAAGAATAGCCCAGCTGTGCTTGTACGTGAATTGGATTTGCGGCTGGTTAATCGTGTCGTACTCGCGCAACGTTTGGAGTCTGCTGGCCGGATGCGTGCTGATAGGACTAAGCGCCGGAAGTCATTCGGTGGTTTCGGCCGTATACGTGGGCGAAATATCGGAGCCCGGTTTTCGGGGCTTAATCAGCGTACAAATCAGTCTGGGGGTAGCCGTTGGTATCCTCATCAGCCACGCGCAGGGTGTACTGCTCGATTGGAGAACGGCTCTGCGAAGTAGCGCCGTATTGCCGGCCATCGCTTTGGCCTTGGTGTCTACGTTCGCTTGCGAATCTCCTACGTGGCTGCTGCTCAAAGGACGCGTTCAAACcgccaaaaatgtatttttgaggtTACGAAACGACGCTTTGAATTGCGAAAACGAGCTAAACTCGTTGATCGACGCGGCCGCTGCTTATTCTAATCGTCAATCCCAATCGCAATCGTCCGCGTCCTCCTGGAGACGACAAATGTCGTCGAAAGCTTTTCGCAAATCGTTTCTAGTGCTGAACGTTTTATTCGTCGTCCAGCAAGGTTCCGGATTGAATGTAATCGTATTTTACGCCGTCACAATGCTGAAAACCTTATCCGCCGATAGCCAAAGTAGCAGctccgccgccgccgccaccgccgaTCTGCCTTCTTCGATGATCATCGTCGATACGGTGCGATTTTTCGCCACCTTGGCCGCCTGCGTATTGATCAAAGTCACCGGCCGACGCAAGTTGTACTTTTGCTCGGCCTGCGGAGCTGTGCTGTCGCTTTGCGCCGTCATCGTCTGTACGCTTTATCAACTTTCTCATCTTACGTTAGTCCTGCTGATGTGCGCTTATATCGCTTTTCTGTACGTTGGCGTGTCGCCGATACCGTGGATAATGGTTGGCGAA TTATATCCGGCCAATTTGAAAGAATTCGGCATTTGTATTAGcagtttttgttgttttcttaCCATGTTGACGGTGGTGAAAAGCGctttatttttcatcgttcaTCTAGGAACTGCCATCACATTCGCCATCTACGCTACTGTCATGTTAGTCGGCGTtgtatttttgtactttcattTGCCAGAAACGAACAATATCACTTTGCAACAAATCGAGAAAAATCTCAACAGTTGA
- the LOC135844081 gene encoding facilitated trehalose transporter Tret1-like isoform X2, translated as MTTGFSATLSHNLNRGDEAIEIDQNAESWIASSVVLWMLMGVICGSVCMRLYGRRIAQLCLYVNWICGWLIVSYSRNVWSLLAGCVLIGLSAGSHSVVSAVYVGEISEPGFRGLISVQISLGVAVGILISHAQGVLLDWRTALRSSAVLPAIALALVSTFACESPTWLLLKGRVQTAKNVFLRLRNDALNCENELNSLIDAAAAYSNRQSQSQSSASSWRRQMSSKAFRKSFLVLNVLFVVQQGSGLNVIVFYAVTMLKTLSADSQSSSSAAAATADLPSSMIIVDTVRFFATLAACVLIKVTGRRKLYFCSACGAVLSLCAVIVCTLYQLSHLTLVLLMCAYIAFLYVGVSPIPWIMVGELYPANLKEFGICISSFCCFLTMLTVVKSALFFIVHLGTAITFAIYATVMLVGVVFLYFHLPETNNITLQQIEKNLNS; from the exons ATGACGACTGGATTTTCGGCTACATTGTCGCACAATTTGAACAGAGGCGATGAAGCGATCGAAATCGACCAAAACGCCGAATCGTGGATAG cTAGCAGCGTGGTGTTGTGGATGCTGATGGGCGTAATTTGCGGCAGCGTTTGTATGCGATTGTACGGTAGAAGAATAGCCCAGCTGTGCTTGTACGTGAATTGGATTTGCGGCTGGTTAATCGTGTCGTACTCGCGCAACGTTTGGAGTCTGCTGGCCGGATGCGTGCTGATAGGACTAAGCGCCGGAAGTCATTCGGTGGTTTCGGCCGTATACGTGGGCGAAATATCGGAGCCCGGTTTTCGGGGCTTAATCAGCGTACAAATCAGTCTGGGGGTAGCCGTTGGTATCCTCATCAGCCACGCGCAGGGTGTACTGCTCGATTGGAGAACGGCTCTGCGAAGTAGCGCCGTATTGCCGGCCATCGCTTTGGCCTTGGTGTCTACGTTCGCTTGCGAATCTCCTACGTGGCTGCTGCTCAAAGGACGCGTTCAAACcgccaaaaatgtatttttgaggtTACGAAACGACGCTTTGAATTGCGAAAACGAGCTAAACTCGTTGATCGACGCGGCCGCTGCTTATTCTAATCGTCAATCCCAATCGCAATCGTCCGCGTCCTCCTGGAGACGACAAATGTCGTCGAAAGCTTTTCGCAAATCGTTTCTAGTGCTGAACGTTTTATTCGTCGTCCAGCAAGGTTCCGGATTGAATGTAATCGTATTTTACGCCGTCACAATGCTGAAAACCTTATCCGCCGATAGCCAAAGTAGCAGctccgccgccgccgccaccgccgaTCTGCCTTCTTCGATGATCATCGTCGATACGGTGCGATTTTTCGCCACCTTGGCCGCCTGCGTATTGATCAAAGTCACCGGCCGACGCAAGTTGTACTTTTGCTCGGCCTGCGGAGCTGTGCTGTCGCTTTGCGCCGTCATCGTCTGTACGCTTTATCAACTTTCTCATCTTACGTTAGTCCTGCTGATGTGCGCTTATATCGCTTTTCTGTACGTTGGCGTGTCGCCGATACCGTGGATAATGGTTGGCGAA TTATATCCGGCCAATTTGAAAGAATTCGGCATTTGTATTAGcagtttttgttgttttcttaCCATGTTGACGGTGGTGAAAAGCGctttatttttcatcgttcaTCTAGGAACTGCCATCACATTCGCCATCTACGCTACTGTCATGTTAGTCGGCGTtgtatttttgtactttcattTGCCAGAAACGAACAATATCACTTTGCAACAAATCGAGAAAAATCTCAACAGTTGA
- the wrm1 gene encoding uncharacterized protein wrm1: MSTLDADLRYKDNPLYEFHEPSDYSVFYITLAFCSALALFLLVVNVYFCCFSEHKNYWVNTYTGNYWILPFWVRTPADQVPFDLKELEWVIQPERSVYQAQISEEYLELQRKESDI; this comes from the exons ATGTCAACTTTAGACGCTGATCTGAGATACAAAGATAATCCGCTGTACGAGTTCCACGAGCCAAGCGATTACTCGGTTTTCTATATTACTCTAGCATTTTGCTCAGCGCTCGCCCTGTTCCTTCTCGTCGTGAACGTTTACTTCTGTTGCTTCTCGGAGCATAAAAACTACTGGGTGAACACCTATACAG GAAATTATTGGATTCTACCGTTTTGGGTTCGAACTCCGGCCGATCAAGTGCCTTTTGATTTGAAAGAACTCGAGTGGGTCATTCAACCCGAACGTTCCGTGTATCAAGCTCAAATTTCCGAAGAGTATTTGGAGTTGCAGAGAAAAGAAAGCGATATTTAG
- the LOC135844082 gene encoding metallophosphoesterase MPPED2 yields the protein MVIIKLFKKAIFSKLANMKIAIHSLTENPTAAWDVISKTQKVFKINVAAPKTNVTDNMVRVVCMSDTHSLTSHLKYDIPEGDIFIHAGDFTRCGGEEEVVNFNTWLEKLPHKHKIVIAGNHELSFDPTFTHPLTNRISYQRGNRVDEIPTLGLDRNDLKQAVEKPDIRQKLTNCVYLEDSQISVYGIKIYGTPWQPEFCNWAFNLPRGQDCLDKWDLIPEGTDILVTHGPPLGFGDLCCTGARAGCVELLSTVQQRVLPKYHIFGHIHEGYGVTSDGKIIFINASTCNINYLPINPPVVFDIPLPPGVTKNDFN from the exons AtggtaataataaaattattcaaaaaagcgATTTTCAGTAAATTAGCGAACATGAAAATCGCGATACACAGCTTGACCGAGAATCCAACTGCGGCGTGGGATGTGATATCAAAAACGCAGAAAGTGTTCAAAATAAATGTTGCGGCGCCGAAAACAAACGTCACCGATAACATG GTGCGCGTCGTTTGCATGAGTGACACGCATTCTTTAACATCGCATCTAAAATACGATATCCCAGAAGGCGACATATTTATCCACGCCGGCGACTTTACCCGATGCGGCGGCGAAGAAGAAGTCGTGAATTTCAACACTTGGCTAg AAAAACTTCCTCACAAACACAAAATAGTCATCGCCGGTAACCACGAATTGAGTTTTGATCCGACGTTCACCCATCCGTTGACCAACAGAATATCCTACCAACGAGGCAATCGAGTAGACGAAATACCCACTTTAGGACTCGACAGAAACGATCTGAAACAGGCAGTGGAAAAACCTGATATCAGACAGAAGCTTACCAACTGCGTATATTTAGAAGATTCGCAAATAAGCGTGTATGGAATAAAAATCTACGGAACACCGTG GCAACCGGAATTTTGTAACTGGGCGTTTAATTTACCTCGTGGACAAGACTGTTTGGACAAATGGGATTTGATACCGGAAGGTACGGATATCTTAGTCACGCATGGGCCACCGTTGGGTTTCGGCGATTTATGTTGTACCGGAGCACGCGCAGGCTGCGTCGAACTTTTGTCCACGGTGCAACAGCGAGTACTTCCTAAATATCACATATTCGGACATATTCACGAAG GTTATGGAGTAACTTCGGATGGCAAAATCATCTTTATCAACGCTTCGACCTGCAACATCAATTACCTTCCTATCAATCCACCGGTCGTGTTTGATATTCCTTTACCGCCGGGAGTAACTAAAAACGATTTTAACTGA